In a single window of the Coffea eugenioides isolate CCC68of chromosome 3, Ceug_1.0, whole genome shotgun sequence genome:
- the LOC113766988 gene encoding purple acid phosphatase 23, with amino-acid sequence MGKIKISAGFRIILFVLGFILVAAQKIPTTLDGPFQPVTQRFDSSLRLGSDDLPMDHPRLKRNVTGMFPEQIALALSTPTSMWISWITGDAQIGLNVTALDPSTVASEVWYGKESGKYTMNKTGVSLVYNQLYPYEGLWNYTSGIIHHVRIEGLEPETKYYYKCGDSSLAAVSEEFVFETLPLPSPNKYPPRIAVVGDLGLTSNSSTTIDHLTSNDPSIILMVGDLTYANQYLTTGGKGASCFSCQFPDAPIRETYQPRWDGWGRFMEPLISRVPMMVVEGNHEIEPQAAGVTFKSYLSRFSVPSNESGSNSNFYYSFDAGGAHFIMLGAYTDYNQTGIQYAWLKDDLHKIDRSVTPWVVAAWHPPWYNSYSSHYQEFECMRLQMEELLYQYGIDIVFSGHVHAYERMNRVYNHTLDPCGPVYITVGDGGNIEKVDVDHADEPGKCPSPGDNVPEFGGVCHLNFSSGPAKGQFCWDRQPEWSAYRESSFGHGILEVVNSTHALWTWHRNQEIYGLKSPGDQIYIVRQPQLCSSSSKHSQITPLPSPKDAATQVQASLFPGFMFSLFSLICFSLQWLLT; translated from the exons ATGGGGAAGATCAAGATTAGTGCAGGTTTTCGCATTATTCTATTTGTACTAGGATTCATTTTGGTGGCTGCTCAAAAAATTCCGACAACTTTAGATGGTCCTTTTCAGCCTGTGACTCAAAGGTTTGATTCATCACTACGTTTAGGCAGTGATGACTTGCCTATGGATCATCCAAGGCTCAAAAGGAACGTTACAGGAATGTTTCCAGAACAGATTGCTCTTGCATTATCTACTCCAACTTCAATGTGGATTTCTTGGATAACTG GGGATGCACAGATTGGATTAAATGTAACTGCACTTGATCCATCAACGGTGGCCAGTGAGGTGTGGTATGGGAAGGAAAGTGGAAAATATACAATGAACAAAACTGGGGTCTCACTGGTTTATAATCAGTTGTATCCGTACGAGGGTCTGTGGAATTATACCTCCGGCATTATACATCATGTGAGAATTGAGG GTCTTGAACCTGAGACAAAGTATTACTACAAGTGTGGTGATAGTTCTTTAGCAGCTGTGAGTGAGGAGTTTGTGTTTGAGACCTTACCATTGCCCAGCCCAAACAAGTATCCTCCTCGAATTGCTGTTGTTGGAGATTTAGGCCTCACAAGCAATTCATCAACAACCATCGATCATCTCACAAGCAATGATCCATCAATAATTTTGATGGTTGGTGACTTAACTTATGCAAACCAGTATCTTACAACAGGGGGTAAAGGAGCTTCATGCTTTTCTTGTCAGTTTCCAGATGCACCTATAAGAGAGACGTACCAGCCTCGCTGGGATGGCTGGGGAAG GTTTATGGAGCCCCTCATTTCTAGAGTCCCCATGATGGTTGTAGAAGGGAACCATGAGATTGAGCCTCAAGCAGCTGGAGTAACATTCAAGTCGTATCTATCAAGATTCTCTGTTCCTTCGAACGAATCAGGCTCTAACAGTAATTTTTACTATTCCTTTGATGCTGGAGGGGCACATTTTATCATGTTAGGAGCTTATACTGACTACAATCAGACTG GCATTCAGTATGCTTGGCTCAAGGATGACCTGCACAAGATAGATCGCAGTGTGACCCCTTGGGTTGTTGCTGCATGGCATCCTCCTTGGTATAATAGCTACTCATCTCACTATCAGGAATTTGAGTGTATGAGGCTGCAAATGGAAGAACTTCTATACCAATATGGCATTGACATCGTCTTTTCTGGTCAT GTGCATGCGTATGAGCGGATGAATCGAGTTTACAATCACACATTGGATCCTTGTGGCCCAGTCTACATAACAGTCGGAGATGGTGGTAATATTGAGAAGGTTGATGTTGATCATGCAGATGAACCTGGGAAATGTCCTTCACCTGGAGACAATGTGCCAGAATTTGGAGGTGTATGTCATTTGAATTTCTCCTCTGGACCTGCAAAAGGCCAGTTTTGCTGGGACAGACAGCCCGAGTGGAGTGCATACAGGGAGAGCAGCTTTGGACATGGAATTCTTGAG GTTGTAAATTCGACACATGCATTGTGGACTTGGCACAGGAATCAAGAAATTTATGGGTTAAAAAGCCCTGGTGATCAAATCTACATTGTTCGACAACCTCAGCtgtgttcttcttcttctaag CATTCTCAAATAACCCCATTACCATCTCCAAAAGATGCTGCAACTCAAGTGCAAGCCTCTTTGTTCCCTGGATTcatgttttctttgttttccttgattTGTTTTTCCCTTCAATGGTTGTTGACTTGA